In the Nitrospinota bacterium genome, TGAGCAACAGTTTTAATCCCGAGTTTTGGTTTTTCAGCCCACCTTTTCATCCGGCCATCGAATGTGGCGATAACCAAGGCAGCCATTGTAGAAAGAAGCGACACCACAATGCTCAGAATAGATTCACCCATCATTTTTCCGTATTTCCCATCAAAACCTCATGCGCCCCCGCGATTATCTTCCGGAATTGCGGGCTTGTTCTGGCCCATTCAACAATATCCACCCGGAACGGCAAATCGGATTCGCTGAACGCCTCTTTCATCTGCGCCAGCGTGGAAATCGGCATTGGTTCTTCCCCCATCACGGCCAGGTCCAGATCGGCGAACTTTTTAACACTCCCGTTCAGCCGGGAGCCAAACACCCAAATTTCCCTGTCATGGCCGTATTTGCGCAAAATAGACTTCACGGTTTCAAGATCGCGATCATTTACATTAATCTTTGCCAAGGTTGCGCCGCTCCAGTTCTTCCAGCAAAAATGATATATCCTCGCTGAATTCGCCCAATGATGCGGCGATCAGCTCCGCCTTCTCATTGTTGTATGTATGGCTGGTGATGTTCCGTTTCTCGCGATAGTCCCGGAATCTCGCAATATCCATTATAAATCCGGCTTCGGCGCCAGCCCGGATGATTTCCATGTAATTCATCTGGTCTATCGCCGAAGAATCCGGAACCGCGGACTCAAGCCATCGCTTGAGCATTTTGAAGGCAACCTCGTGGGTGAACTCAAAGGCCTGTATGGCCGCCGCGCGGAACTGCTCGCGAAGATTCGGGTCTTTGGCCAGATCGGAGTTGAGATAGCCCATGCTCTTATCAAGGGCGGCTATGGCGCTCTTAAGCGCTGAAAGATCAAGTATCATCACAATATCCTCAACTCTATCAGATTCGGCGTCTGTTTCATCCTGCGGTAAAAGTCCGTCAGCTTGCCCGCGTCCGTATATTTGAGCGATACGGTGTGCTCGATAATTTTCTCTTCTTTCAAATACCGGTACTTGTTCTCGACAGCTTTTATTCCGAATTCTTTTACAATCGCGCGCACGTCCAGTTCCTCGTCGCCGGATGTCTTGATCAATATGTCGGCGTAGTTTTCCTGCGCCAGGGCCGATTCAAAATACTTCAGCAATACAAGGTTGGCTATTGCGATGGCCGTGGCCACGGCCGCAAGAAGGTATTCGCCGAATCCCACCGCCATTCCCACCGCGCTGACCACCCATAAAGACGCCGCCGTGGTCAACCCTCTCACGAGGTTGCCGGTCTTCAATATCGCCCCGGCGCCGAGGAAGCCGATTCCTGTTATTATCTGCGCGGCGATCCTGCCCGGATCGGTCACAGTCCCGTATATCTCGTAAGCCCGGATGGAGATTATCGTGAACAGGCACGAGCCAAAGCACACAAGTAACTGGGTGCGGAATCCCGCCTGCCTGCCGCGTATCTGCCTTTCGATGCCGATAAAGGCGCCGAACAGGGCGGAAATCAAAAGTTTCAGGACAGCTTCCATAATGCCCGGCTATTTATTGATGTAAAACCTCTCGGCGCGCCTGCCGATTCCGCACAGAATTTCGTATGCTATCGTCCCGGCCTCGCGCGCAAGCTCCACGGCGGCAACTTTCAGCCGCCCTTCTTCGCCGATCAGCGTGGCGATGTTCCCCTCTTTGACATCAACGCCTGTCACGTCGAACATGGCGCTATCCATGC is a window encoding:
- a CDS encoding nucleotidyltransferase domain-containing protein → MAKINVNDRDLETVKSILRKYGHDREIWVFGSRLNGSVKKFADLDLAVMGEEPMPISTLAQMKEAFSESDLPFRVDIVEWARTSPQFRKIIAGAHEVLMGNTEK
- a CDS encoding nucleotidyltransferase substrate binding protein gives rise to the protein MILDLSALKSAIAALDKSMGYLNSDLAKDPNLREQFRAAAIQAFEFTHEVAFKMLKRWLESAVPDSSAIDQMNYMEIIRAGAEAGFIMDIARFRDYREKRNITSHTYNNEKAELIAASLGEFSEDISFLLEELERRNLGKD
- a CDS encoding MgtC/SapB family protein; the encoded protein is MEAVLKLLISALFGAFIGIERQIRGRQAGFRTQLLVCFGSCLFTIISIRAYEIYGTVTDPGRIAAQIITGIGFLGAGAILKTGNLVRGLTTAASLWVVSAVGMAVGFGEYLLAAVATAIAIANLVLLKYFESALAQENYADILIKTSGDEELDVRAIVKEFGIKAVENKYRYLKEEKIIEHTVSLKYTDAGKLTDFYRRMKQTPNLIELRIL